The genomic region TGAACAATCTAGATCCAGTATTATTCTAAAACGTTTCGATTTGTTCTAAAAGGACTCAACACTAGAtgtaacataataaaaaaaaaatctaggaTACATGGAATTGGTATTAAATTTTACGGATGAATGGATGCACTATttatctaaaatatttttatatcgtgcaatgtaaatatgtaaaacgTGCAACAACAGTGTAACTGCGCGTTTGACGTCTCTTTGTAAAATGGAGCTTTTCTCGTGACTCGTTCCGGTGCAAGTTTCGTTCACTAATGATTCATCATGCCCCGGGGATCCCCctgattattaatttatacaaACGCACCGTTTATGAGAGCCCCCACATAAATGATTCGTGCCGTTTCAAAATATCCAAATCCTGTTCCCTTGACGAGAGTTTATATTTATGAATCCTGCCAGGACGCGCCAGGATTAAAATTTGCAAGATGTGTTCTTGTGTGATAACGTACTATAATTTAGGTAAACGAtttcatgtatttttatatcatttaaatgttctaaaaaaatgttgtacatagGGCATACCTAAGGTTGTTGCAAGCGACGAAACTGACCAATTTGCTATTATATAGCATCACTACTATTATAGCTGTCTATTATATTGTATAACCTTCTCGATAATGTTGTTacttaacttttattatacctAACCTATACATGTACTTTACTAGATGTGCCTGGCTAATCTTGTAAGCCCCAGCGTTTCGTCTTTTATCAATACTCATCATCAGTCTCGTCCTTGAGGGCACATCGTTCCACCCGCAGTAACACACCTAACCTAACACGGTCACGTGATACTGTATTCTTCCTATATACAATGTGTAAAGACACTGTTAAATTATGTTGTACCAGATGTTTTTATACTGTGACCATCTTATGCTTTCAAACGAGGGAAATTGTAATTGATGCCACTGTGAATACTCGAACTAATTGTTGTACGTAGTTGTTGATCTAATGTGttattgttttgtattttttattaagattttatttctaatcaaataaataaaactgaaacgaACTCAACTCTTCATTCTTCCAAACCCGGCCAGCCGCATCTACGACGTACGTCGCTCAACTCTCtacttattttttgttcttcgaCCCCTCCAGCCACGCCACTGCACTGAGCGATTACAAAATCCACACGTGTCGAGAAGGGTTATCGCATCTTTCTAGAAATGTTTACGCTCGCTGGAATCGTGTTAAAAGTTGACACAGTTTCGCAACGACGCTCCGCAAGAATGTCCAAACTGTTGTTCTTGATCTTTTTGTATCTGGTGCGCAGCGCCACACCCGATTTCACTTTCAAAAATGTGATGGTGACTTGTGAAGACGCCTCCGACGAGGAAGTCCCGTTCGGGACTGTGGTCACAGCCAATAAACTGAAGCCCCACTTGCCTAGTTCTTCCTGTGAGAAGATCTCGATCCAGCACGCTTCCATCCCGGCGTTGAATCCTGGTTCTTTGGCGGACATCACCAACATCTCGCTTCTCTTGTTGGAGAACGACAACATCCAAACGGTCGCACCTGGAGCGTTCGAAAACGTCGCCGTCGACGAGGCCCTCTCGTTGAAATCAAACAAACTGAGAGAAATCAGACGTGGAGTGTTCAACCACGTCCGCACCCGCAATCTTGTCTTGAGCTACAACGAGATCTCGCGCGTGGACTCAGCAGCTTTCGACAACATGACCCTCCTGGAGACGCTGTTTCTCGACAACAACAGACTCAAGAGTATTGACAGCGAGTGGTTCAAGGACTCGCCCAAGCTCAAAAAGCTCAATTTGCAGAACAACCAGATCCTGGAGATTCCCCCAGACGCCTTCAAGAACTTGGCCAATAACGGAGCTTTGCAGATCAATCTCAACCACAACTTCATCTCGATTGTTAGTCCTGACGCCTTCAGGACTGCCAGGAAGATACAGTTTTTGGGGCTGGCCTACAACCAGCTCAGCTTCTTGCCCAGGGATTGGCTGAGGAGAGTCAAAATGAACCTGCTCAACCTGTCCAACAACAGATTCGCGTGTTTGAACGGGGGGCTAGCGGGGAGACACTCCACCAATTGGGTCGACGGGAATCCCTGGAACTGCAAGTGCTTGGAAGACCTGAAGAAGATGGAACACGGGACTTTTGGCAGCATCCAGGCGGACGAGGCGCTTCAGAGGTGCAGCCAAGTGGCTTCGAATTTGCTAAAATGACCACGACAATCCGAGGTGTTTGTTTAAGGACCTTGAAGAAATAATCGAATGTTTTTACCAAATAATCATTCAAGAAATGTGTACACAGCTGATAACACTTTCCAGttaataattgtaattgatttgtctataatttgattaattacaACATGGTGATTACGGATTTGAATTAATCTCCACAATAAACTTCTTTTTGACCGCTTGTGTACCTAACATAACCTTAAGAGCCGcaaaataaagatttttgtagaaattaaatttcttgtagtatgtattattattgagGGGTTTGACAGTAGTTTAATATGTGTAACTTTTTAACTCAGATTTTTATGCCTAGTTTTcttaggcccggttgtataaagcaaTGTCAAGTctttgttaaagttaacataatgtcaagtgatctgattggaggatatttaacattttatttaaatcaaccaatcaaatgggcggatttccgacttgacgcgttgttagctgacacgatgttaactaagctttatataacattaaaaaacaacattgaatttgactttttacgCTGATTTTTAACCCCTTTTTTCTAATTcagattttcctaaaatatCCGCTCTGATGTAACCCGAAGTTTTGCATAACATTCCCGTTCTTTGTACAAAACTCGAACAGTAAACACCACCATTTTGTTACGTTTCTTAACCGCGATTGCCGTTTTTCGGCCCAATTCAGCAGCATGTCCTTATCTAAAAAGatattccattttttttaaatacacgaCAGAAGTCGGAGACAGAACAAGCAATGATCGACCACGACCACAGGTGCTGCCTTAGCCACCGCCAGAACCATTTCCTCGAAATAAATCGAATGAACTGGTTAAAATTGAGTTTCTTGCGGGCAGTTGGGCCCATTTCGTTGAGATTCTTGTAAATTGTAGCTTTGGGGTCGAGTCGCTGAAGCCGAACCGGCAAAGTTGTCAGTGACAGTGTCGGCGTAACTGTAGTTACCGCTCTACCAAAATCCTCGTGTTCCTGAAAAATGTCCACTTTTGGCACTTGCGAAACCCCCGGTTGCGGCAACACCGCCAAACTGCAGTGCCCCACTTGCCTGAAACTGGGCATCCAAGGTTCGTTTTATTGTTCGCAAGAGTGCTTCAAAAACAACTGGAAGAACCACAAAATCATCCACTCTTTAGCCAGTAAGTAAGGTTAGGTAGGTAAGACGATCACAATTATTAGCAATGATCGCGTTCCTGTCCGGGTACTTCGCCCCAAGTGATTAGAGTATTCGCGTGCGCGGCCCCCACTCACGATTCGTTGTTGCAGAGGGCGAAAACCCTGATAAGCCCCGGGAGACTTCGTATAACCCCTGGCCGTACTATACCTTCACGGGGCAGCTCCGCCCTTTCGCGCAGACCCCCAAGCGCACGGTCCCCGAGGCGATCGCGCGCCCCGACTACGCCGAGCACCCTCAAGGGCTGCCGCTAAGCGAGCAGGCTGTCAAAGGCTCGGGGCAGATCAAGATCCTCGACGATGAGGAGATCGAGGGGATGCGTGTTTCGTGCAAGCTGGGCCGCGAGGTGCTGGACGAGGCGGCGAGAGTCTGCGACGTGGGGGTGACCACCGACGAGATCGATCGGGCGGTGCACGAGGCGTGCCTCGAGCGGGACTGCTACCCTTCCCCTTTGAACTACTACGAGTTCCCCGCGTCGTGCTGCACCTCGGTCAACGAGGTGATCTGTCACGGGATCCCCGACACTCGACCCCTCAAAGACGGGGATCTGTGCAACGTGGACATCACGGTGTACCACCGGGGCTTCCACGGCGACCTCAACGAGACGTTCTTCGTGGGGAACGTGAGCGACAAGCACAAGAATCTGGTCAAAGTCACGTACGAGTGCCTTAGCAAAGCGATAGGAATCGTCAAGCCGGGGGAGAAGTACAGGGAGATCGGGAACGTGATACAGAAGCACGCACAAGCGCACGGGTACTCCGTGGTGAGGAGCTACTGCGGACACGGAATCCACAGACTGTTCCACACCGCCCCCAACGTGCCCCACTATGCCAGTAAGTCGCCACAATTGAGACAACCCCTTTGTACTTTTCGTTCGTTTAGAAAACCGCGCCGTGGGGGTGATGAAACCCGGCCACTGCTTCACCATCGAGCCCATGATCTCCATGGGGACCTGGCGCGACGAGATGTGGCCCGACAAGTGGACAGCGGTCACGGCTGACGGCCAATGGTCGGCTCAATTCGAACAAACTCTCCTCGTAAACGAAACAGGCTGTGAAATCCTCACCAGACGACGGAACTCGGAGGGGACACCCCACTTTATGgataaaatgtaaatgactcgtttattttttaactacGTAATGTATTCTGttggaaataaatattaatgggCCCCATACGGCAACTCCACTTTGCCCCCTCTCTCGTTCACGACTTGCCAACAGCTGCAAGCCAAGCTCTTCCTGTCCATTACGTCGGTGTAGACCCGTCCGTTGAGGTGGTCCATCTCGTGTTGGACTATCCTGGCGGGCCAGCCCACGCACTCCATCTCAAACCTCTCATTCTCCTCATTGAGACCTGTCAAGTGTACACCCCTGCACCTGGGGACTTCGGCCTGGAAGCCTTTCACGCTTGCGCAGTACTCCGTGAATGTGAGTTTCTTGTAGTCGGTCACTCGGACTGACGGATTGATCACCAcctaaaactaaaattatgaTTATCACTGCTCTCCACACGACTAGTACTTTACTGTAAACGGAACAATTTGCATTTCTCTGCTCTCGCGTTCCTTTTCGCTGAAATCTTGGAGGTGTTCTTCGGCGAACTCCATCACAAACAGTCTAAAAGGGGCGCCGATCTGTGGCGCCGCAAGTCCTACACATTTGTACTTCCGCATCACCTTTCTCATtctatcaattaaaaattttatctccGGCGATTTCACTAGATCTGACGGGATTTCCAACGACACGGCCCTAAGTGTGGGGTCCCCGATTTGGACGACGTGCTCGTAGGGGGCTTCGGGAGATTTGCCCTTCACGAGACCCGAATACCACgaaataacttttttaaaactgaagtGGCGCATTTGGGTGCGAGCTAACCACGTAGAAACcgacatttattatttaattttacataaaattaattcataTATATTTGAggttacataacctcaaattcaCATGATcacacataacctcacttctgACAATTGTTTACACAACAAACATAACTTCAACacttaaaattgacaaatattcaaaattcatttacagttttattaatatcCAAGGAATGCTGGCGGAGGAACTTTACCAAAATACCTTACcgaaaaacaatatttataaaatatacttcagtacaattttataattcgactgtgaacatttcaattgaTCTACACATGATAATGGAACTTTTCGACTGATTTAGATTTTCCTGTACgataaaatactaaaaataaataattgccACTActtcacatttaaaatttcttatcTTTCGTCGCTCAACTCGTTATCGCTGGATCCGTACCACCTCTTCTTGTCGCCTTTGCTCCGGGGCGAGCTGTCGCTGTTGCTCGACGACCTCGACTTCGACTTGTTGAACCTCCTCCTGGAGTACCTCTCGGGCGACTTCGACGCGA from Tenebrio molitor chromosome 8, icTenMoli1.1, whole genome shotgun sequence harbors:
- the LOC138136763 gene encoding phospholipase A2 inhibitor beta-like, which encodes MSKLLFLIFLYLVRSATPDFTFKNVMVTCEDASDEEVPFGTVVTANKLKPHLPSSSCEKISIQHASIPALNPGSLADITNISLLLLENDNIQTVAPGAFENVAVDEALSLKSNKLREIRRGVFNHVRTRNLVLSYNEISRVDSAAFDNMTLLETLFLDNNRLKSIDSEWFKDSPKLKKLNLQNNQILEIPPDAFKNLANNGALQINLNHNFISIVSPDAFRTARKIQFLGLAYNQLSFLPRDWLRRVKMNLLNLSNNRFACLNGGLAGRHSTNWVDGNPWNCKCLEDLKKMEHGTFGSIQADEALQRCSQVASNLLK
- the LOC138136761 gene encoding methionine aminopeptidase 1 isoform X1, whose amino-acid sequence is MSTFGTCETPGCGNTAKLQCPTCLKLGIQGSFYCSQECFKNNWKNHKIIHSLAKGENPDKPRETSYNPWPYYTFTGQLRPFAQTPKRTVPEAIARPDYAEHPQGLPLSEQAVKGSGQIKILDDEEIEGMRVSCKLGREVLDEAARVCDVGVTTDEIDRAVHEACLERDCYPSPLNYYEFPASCCTSVNEVICHGIPDTRPLKDGDLCNVDITVYHRGFHGDLNETFFVGNVSDKHKNLVKVTYECLSKAIGIVKPGEKYREIGNVIQKHAQAHGYSVVRSYCGHGIHRLFHTAPNVPHYAKNRAVGVMKPGHCFTIEPMISMGTWRDEMWPDKWTAVTADGQWSAQFEQTLLVNETGCEILTRRRNSEGTPHFMDKM
- the LOC138136761 gene encoding methionine aminopeptidase 1 isoform X2, whose protein sequence is MIAFLSGYFAPKGENPDKPRETSYNPWPYYTFTGQLRPFAQTPKRTVPEAIARPDYAEHPQGLPLSEQAVKGSGQIKILDDEEIEGMRVSCKLGREVLDEAARVCDVGVTTDEIDRAVHEACLERDCYPSPLNYYEFPASCCTSVNEVICHGIPDTRPLKDGDLCNVDITVYHRGFHGDLNETFFVGNVSDKHKNLVKVTYECLSKAIGIVKPGEKYREIGNVIQKHAQAHGYSVVRSYCGHGIHRLFHTAPNVPHYAKNRAVGVMKPGHCFTIEPMISMGTWRDEMWPDKWTAVTADGQWSAQFEQTLLVNETGCEILTRRRNSEGTPHFMDKM
- the LOC138136766 gene encoding peptide deformylase, mitochondrial-like, which gives rise to MSVSTWLARTQMRHFSFKKVISWYSGLVKGKSPEAPYEHVVQIGDPTLRAVSLEIPSDLVKSPEIKFLIDRMRKVMRKYKCVGLAAPQIGAPFRLFVMEFAEEHLQDFSEKERESREMQIVPFTVVINPSVRVTDYKKLTFTEYCASVKGFQAEVPRCRGVHLTGLNEENERFEMECVGWPARIVQHEMDHLNGRVYTDVMDRKSLACSCWQVVNERGGKVELPYGAH